A single Candidatus Binatia bacterium DNA region contains:
- a CDS encoding TetR/AcrR family transcriptional regulator: MTEDARSGRELWLEAGQELLRRGGIVSVKLQALTDEIGLTTGSFYHHFNGMKDYLDQLARFYGADQVRKNLFTVNDADPRMRLRKLGAMAIKDRMVPLDAAMRDWAGSNRIAAASVRAADEHLMRFIAKAFRNLGYPRREAQVRAQLLQSVGVARVMPPWKTLAGDTGLVLKILAP; encoded by the coding sequence ATGACGGAAGACGCGCGCAGTGGTCGCGAGCTCTGGCTGGAGGCGGGACAGGAGCTACTCCGTCGTGGCGGCATCGTGTCCGTGAAGCTCCAGGCGCTCACCGATGAGATCGGCCTCACCACCGGCAGCTTCTACCACCACTTCAACGGCATGAAGGACTACCTGGACCAGTTGGCCCGCTTCTACGGTGCCGATCAGGTGCGGAAGAACCTCTTCACCGTCAATGATGCAGATCCGCGCATGCGACTGCGTAAGCTCGGGGCAATGGCCATCAAAGACCGAATGGTGCCGTTGGATGCAGCGATGCGCGACTGGGCGGGCAGCAACCGCATTGCCGCGGCCTCCGTGCGAGCCGCCGACGAGCACTTGATGCGCTTCATCGCCAAGGCGTTCCGAAATCTCGGATACCCACGCCGTGAGGCGCAAGTCCGAGCGCAGCTCTTGCAGTCGGTCGGCGTCGCCCGCGTCATGCCACCGTGGAAGACGCTCGCCGGCGATACCGGCCTGGTGCTCAAGATTCTGGCGCCCTGA
- a CDS encoding acyl-CoA dehydrogenase, translated as MADLVDLDLLRMVVPTSLGGHGLGVSSLARSTRILGQGCAASAWTVSFLILHSWMLGKFPAAARPELFPPGHPWASAAAPLAPTGTLTATEGGFLVDGRWEWATGVHHADWVMVHAVQAEPELVTRFVVVRRSEVTIDDVWHTSGMCATGSDAVRLEQVFVPSHRAMLAAQLMFGGDVLDGDGMSMLPMPPVLALVAAAPALGAAERAVALYRERIAARVLAYSLGDRAVEQPAAQMRLGTVVSELAGARSRWDVAIDELEGCAGTGNVPLERRMALRLTAAATVRAARSIVGTIAEGAGASVYFNSSPFQRIQRDLEVLKGHVIFDWDRTTELAGRVALDLPVKPTDMV; from the coding sequence ATGGCCGACTTGGTTGACCTCGACTTGTTGCGCATGGTGGTGCCGACCTCGCTCGGTGGACATGGCCTCGGGGTGTCTTCCCTCGCGCGCAGCACCCGCATTCTCGGCCAAGGCTGTGCCGCGTCGGCGTGGACCGTCTCGTTCCTGATTCTGCACAGCTGGATGCTTGGCAAGTTCCCCGCGGCGGCTCGACCGGAACTGTTCCCTCCCGGGCACCCTTGGGCGTCGGCAGCGGCACCACTCGCACCGACCGGAACGCTGACGGCTACGGAGGGCGGCTTCCTCGTCGACGGTCGGTGGGAGTGGGCGACCGGCGTTCACCATGCGGACTGGGTGATGGTGCACGCCGTGCAGGCCGAACCGGAACTGGTGACTCGATTCGTGGTCGTGCGGAGGTCCGAGGTGACCATCGACGACGTGTGGCACACGTCTGGCATGTGCGCGACCGGCAGTGACGCCGTGCGCCTCGAGCAGGTGTTCGTCCCGTCGCACCGCGCAATGTTGGCGGCGCAGCTGATGTTCGGCGGTGATGTGCTCGATGGCGACGGGATGTCGATGCTGCCGATGCCACCGGTGCTGGCCCTTGTCGCGGCCGCGCCGGCACTGGGTGCGGCCGAACGCGCCGTGGCGTTGTACCGCGAGCGGATCGCCGCGCGTGTGCTGGCCTATTCGCTCGGAGATCGCGCCGTCGAGCAGCCCGCCGCGCAGATGCGCCTCGGCACGGTCGTCAGCGAACTCGCTGGTGCTCGGTCCCGTTGGGATGTCGCGATCGATGAGCTCGAGGGCTGCGCGGGAACTGGAAACGTGCCGCTGGAGCGCCGGATGGCGCTGCGACTCACGGCTGCGGCGACCGTACGCGCGGCTCGCTCGATCGTGGGCACGATCGCGGAAGGCGCGGGTGCGAGCGTCTACTTCAATTCATCCCCGTTCCAGCGGATCCAACGCGATCTCGAGGTCTTGAAGGGCCATGTGATCTTCGACTGGGACCGTACGACGGAGCTCGCCGGACGAGTCGCGTTGGATCTTCCCGTGAAGCCGACCGACATGGTGTGA
- a CDS encoding SDR family NAD(P)-dependent oxidoreductase yields MGVQDLRFVITGSGTGIGEATAKLAASKGARVVVSDMNDENGEAVAQAIREDGGDAVYQHCDVTDSDQVKALMEAAADAFGGIDVLHNNAGIHETGLTDPASCNVADMPIDVFKKVIEVNAVAPWVCSKFAVPYLRESDNASIINAASTGSQSAYPNNSAYGTSKGGIRLQTQNLAVDLAPLGIRVNCYGPTAIATNMVTDYIKQSDDPVAFKQSLIATGLVPRLGEPSEVGELVCFLASPEAGFINGAYILIDGGSLAWRGTAGDLGM; encoded by the coding sequence ATGGGTGTCCAAGACCTTCGATTCGTCATCACCGGTTCGGGCACCGGCATCGGCGAAGCCACCGCCAAGCTCGCTGCCAGTAAGGGGGCGCGGGTGGTGGTGAGCGACATGAACGACGAGAACGGCGAGGCGGTCGCGCAGGCGATTCGGGAAGACGGAGGGGACGCGGTCTATCAACACTGCGACGTCACGGACTCGGATCAGGTGAAGGCGCTCATGGAGGCCGCCGCCGACGCCTTCGGTGGCATCGACGTGCTGCACAACAACGCCGGCATCCACGAGACGGGTCTGACCGACCCGGCGTCCTGCAACGTGGCCGACATGCCCATCGACGTCTTCAAGAAGGTGATCGAGGTCAACGCGGTGGCGCCTTGGGTATGTTCGAAGTTCGCGGTGCCGTACCTGCGCGAGAGCGACAACGCGTCGATCATCAACGCGGCGTCCACCGGAAGCCAATCGGCGTACCCGAACAACTCCGCCTACGGCACGAGCAAGGGCGGCATCCGGCTCCAGACGCAGAACTTGGCCGTCGATCTTGCTCCGCTTGGGATTCGCGTCAACTGCTACGGCCCGACCGCGATCGCCACCAACATGGTGACCGACTACATCAAGCAGTCCGACGACCCGGTGGCCTTCAAGCAGTCGTTGATCGCGACCGGCCTGGTTCCCCGCTTAGGGGAGCCGTCGGAAGTCGGCGAGCTCGTGTGTTTTCTCGCGAGCCCCGAAGCTGGCTTCATCAACGGCGCCTACATTCTCATCGACGGGGGGTCGCTCGCGTGGCGAGGTACCGCCGGCGACCTCGGGATGTGA
- a CDS encoding PHB depolymerase family esterase, protein MDLVKVPVLRFPLGNLVLLSAVALSSCSDGDGSNSNHEDPARLLGSCPENFTAQEGGNGGFLSDGDSREFHVFLPETLDTARPLFVSLTGTVATELEFVANERSQLESLVDSGWIVVAPFRTCTTENRTCRGIGPQGTNDGRFWEPWFDGAITQTNDEGPDVRFIESMVKCVAASYRVDENRIYGGGISAGGTMTHRNMMFNSDLFAGGVAASGNYRYLSQLHIEPVDPIIMDSSIVVVLWGGPEDTFGGTSFYDVETKLASEYYAAQSDVVTVSCSGTHGHVWPPAFTAWAAQTVLSHPKGTPVEDFVLTTPPDGFSCVVGVYTDH, encoded by the coding sequence GTGGATCTCGTCAAAGTTCCGGTGCTGAGGTTCCCCTTAGGCAACCTGGTTCTCCTATCCGCCGTCGCGCTCAGCAGTTGTTCTGATGGCGACGGTAGCAACAGCAATCACGAGGATCCGGCTCGGCTCTTAGGCAGCTGCCCCGAGAACTTCACCGCGCAGGAAGGCGGGAATGGCGGCTTTCTCTCGGATGGGGACTCCCGCGAGTTCCACGTCTTCCTTCCGGAGACGCTCGATACCGCGCGCCCGCTGTTCGTTTCTCTCACCGGGACCGTTGCGACCGAGTTGGAGTTCGTCGCCAACGAGAGATCCCAACTCGAGAGCCTCGTCGACAGCGGCTGGATCGTGGTCGCCCCCTTTCGGACCTGCACCACCGAGAACAGAACCTGCCGAGGAATCGGGCCTCAGGGCACGAACGACGGACGCTTCTGGGAGCCCTGGTTCGACGGCGCGATCACCCAAACCAACGATGAAGGCCCAGACGTCCGCTTCATCGAATCGATGGTGAAGTGTGTCGCGGCATCCTACCGGGTGGACGAGAACCGCATCTATGGGGGTGGCATCTCGGCGGGCGGAACCATGACCCATCGCAACATGATGTTTAACTCCGATCTGTTTGCCGGCGGCGTGGCCGCATCGGGCAACTACAGATACTTGAGCCAACTCCACATCGAGCCGGTCGACCCGATCATCATGGACAGCTCCATTGTGGTCGTGCTCTGGGGAGGCCCCGAAGACACCTTTGGCGGCACGTCGTTCTATGACGTGGAGACCAAACTGGCGTCAGAGTACTACGCAGCCCAATCCGATGTCGTGACCGTCTCCTGCTCCGGCACCCACGGGCACGTGTGGCCTCCCGCCTTCACGGCCTGGGCCGCGCAAACCGTTTTGTCCCACCCGAAGGGAACACCCGTGGAAGATTTCGTCCTCACCACGCCGCCCGATGGGTTCTCGTGCGTCGTGGGCGTCTACACCGATCACTAG
- the pyk gene encoding pyruvate kinase, with translation MAEKEKVGLNHHQTRRTKIVCTVGPATGQADILTKLAQAGMNVARLNMSHGDHKSHLEVVRTIKRLNRKLQHPIAILMDLQGPEIRTGELTDSLDLKTGEEVYLAVIADDAEERSVHVDYADLVQHLNVGDQVTVDNGLINLAILEVEDHRLRCRILDGGTLGSRKHVNLPGIRVNLPSITEKDRHDIDFAIKHDLDFIALSFVRSEDDLAHVREIVEASGGHQKLIAKIENHEGVENFDSILAATDVVMIARGDLGVEIPFEELPALQRRLVRKCAIAGKPVIVATHLLESMIDNPMPTRAEVTDVANAVYEQVDAIMLSGETAVGRHPERCVLTLDKIACATEGEVGLPFYKERPAPETQREHLAQSACRLADSIGAGAILVITRRGSFGQLVASYRPQRAVIYAFTNMSTTRRKLWLTRSIVALRIRFSQNPEKTIDAGLQKLRDMGAVTSGDDVVVVSDFATTGGDLVTGIQLRRSE, from the coding sequence ATGGCGGAAAAGGAAAAGGTCGGGCTCAACCATCACCAGACTCGGCGGACCAAGATCGTTTGCACGGTGGGTCCCGCTACCGGTCAGGCGGACATCCTCACCAAGCTCGCTCAGGCGGGGATGAACGTAGCGCGGCTGAACATGTCGCACGGAGACCACAAGTCGCACCTAGAGGTGGTTCGGACCATCAAGCGGCTGAACCGCAAGCTACAGCACCCGATCGCGATCCTCATGGACCTGCAGGGCCCCGAGATCCGCACTGGCGAGCTCACCGACAGCCTGGATCTGAAGACCGGCGAGGAAGTCTACCTCGCGGTCATCGCGGACGACGCGGAAGAGCGGTCCGTGCACGTGGACTACGCAGACCTCGTACAGCATCTGAACGTGGGCGATCAGGTGACCGTGGACAACGGCCTCATCAACTTGGCGATCCTCGAGGTCGAGGATCATCGATTGCGCTGCCGAATCCTGGACGGCGGCACTCTGGGTTCGCGGAAACACGTGAACCTGCCCGGTATCCGCGTGAACCTCCCTTCGATCACCGAGAAGGACCGGCACGACATCGATTTCGCGATCAAGCACGACCTAGACTTTATCGCGCTGAGCTTCGTTCGCTCAGAAGACGATCTCGCGCATGTCCGGGAGATCGTCGAGGCGTCCGGCGGTCATCAGAAGTTGATCGCGAAGATCGAGAACCATGAAGGGGTGGAGAACTTTGATTCCATCCTCGCGGCGACCGACGTGGTGATGATTGCCCGGGGCGACCTCGGAGTCGAGATCCCGTTCGAGGAGCTCCCGGCGCTGCAGCGGCGGCTGGTGCGGAAATGTGCGATCGCCGGTAAGCCGGTCATCGTGGCGACGCACCTGCTCGAGTCGATGATCGACAATCCCATGCCAACGCGTGCCGAAGTTACTGACGTTGCGAACGCGGTCTACGAGCAGGTCGACGCGATCATGCTGAGCGGCGAGACCGCGGTGGGGCGCCATCCGGAGCGCTGCGTTCTGACCCTGGACAAGATCGCGTGTGCGACGGAGGGCGAGGTCGGACTGCCGTTTTACAAGGAACGACCTGCTCCGGAGACCCAGCGGGAGCATTTGGCTCAGAGTGCTTGCCGCCTTGCCGACTCGATCGGCGCCGGTGCCATCCTAGTCATCACGCGCCGTGGATCCTTTGGTCAGCTGGTCGCGAGTTATCGGCCGCAGAGAGCTGTCATCTACGCGTTCACGAACATGAGCACGACGCGCCGCAAGCTCTGGCTCACGCGCTCGATCGTCGCATTGCGTATACGCTTCTCCCAGAACCCCGAGAAGACCATCGACGCCGGGCTGCAGAAGCTGCGGGACATGGGAGCGGTGACGTCGGGAGACGACGTCGTGGTCGTGTCCGACTTCGCTACGACCGGCGGGGATCTGGTCACCGGCATCCAGCTCCGGCGCTCGGAGTAG
- a CDS encoding thioesterase family protein: MTTELQVLHETTVGPEEIDHLGHMNVRFYAEKAVRATRALVGQMGLTPEWCAGEGSVLELRGSFTRHYREQMKGARLVVQGGVLDVRADGLRLYHELLNPERGERAATFVHDMGLCDERTRALRPIPEMVADRAAKQRVEWPEHGRPRTVDLSREPRGLSLEEARTRGIAMREVRELREDECTDAGFFPAVRYGELVWGGVPLPDRSGFMPLQPLEGGGQFGWAILESRGILRRLPCAGTRIQSFGTEVQVGRKTSYRHSWVFDVDSGDVLCMSSTVDIAFDTGARRAIEIPAAARKRLESQCHPDLL; encoded by the coding sequence ATGACGACCGAGTTGCAGGTGTTGCACGAGACAACGGTGGGCCCCGAGGAGATCGACCACCTGGGGCACATGAACGTCCGTTTCTACGCGGAGAAGGCGGTCCGTGCGACGCGTGCGCTGGTCGGCCAGATGGGCCTCACGCCGGAATGGTGCGCAGGCGAGGGAAGCGTCCTCGAGCTTCGCGGCAGCTTTACGCGGCACTATCGCGAGCAGATGAAGGGTGCACGGCTCGTCGTGCAGGGCGGTGTTCTTGATGTTCGCGCGGACGGTTTGCGGCTGTACCACGAACTCCTGAATCCGGAGCGTGGGGAGCGCGCGGCGACGTTCGTCCACGACATGGGTTTGTGCGACGAGCGCACGCGGGCCCTCCGGCCGATTCCTGAGATGGTTGCAGACCGGGCCGCGAAGCAGCGGGTCGAGTGGCCGGAGCACGGCCGACCCCGAACCGTAGACTTGTCTCGCGAGCCGCGCGGGCTCTCTCTCGAGGAAGCGCGCACTCGCGGGATCGCGATGCGGGAAGTGAGGGAACTGCGCGAGGACGAATGCACCGACGCCGGGTTTTTCCCCGCAGTTCGCTACGGGGAGTTGGTGTGGGGCGGGGTGCCTCTTCCGGACCGGAGCGGGTTCATGCCGCTTCAGCCACTCGAGGGCGGTGGGCAGTTCGGTTGGGCCATCCTGGAGAGCCGGGGGATCCTGCGTAGGCTTCCCTGCGCGGGGACGCGCATCCAGAGTTTCGGGACCGAGGTTCAGGTGGGACGGAAGACGTCGTACCGGCACTCCTGGGTTTTCGATGTCGATTCAGGGGACGTGCTCTGCATGAGCTCGACCGTGGACATCGCCTTCGACACGGGGGCGCGACGCGCGATCGAGATTCCGGCGGCGGCTCGCAAGCGACTCGAGTCGCAGTGCCATCCGGATCTTCTCTAA
- a CDS encoding DUF1592 domain-containing protein has product MRECAPEHEPVTNHTEVLELLEPDPRAPKDRRSTRSWQAAPPRPFVEAVRVPLAAIPTSLKFLDHLQAYAPGQLDDFEIAMRLAYFLWPGGGPDDELLDLAQQGALSDPATVADQVDRPGFALEQFDPVGSFRTEYRRNVPVDATGVTPSGRTFDGIVEYKSVLLDKQLDQVARNLVSQLVTLGTGAAVQTIHSVRRSAGSRPAASSRGANNVESTTQPTNVVESRRRGSRSADARRRRDSSFHLRRSVAGGASISSFLRVMRMPQLREVEGRLREFSHRTRVEAGEHMEHVVNLKAARDHVAHVLR; this is encoded by the coding sequence ATGCGCGAGTGCGCACCCGAACATGAGCCCGTCACGAATCACACCGAAGTACTGGAACTGCTTGAACCCGACCCACGGGCTCCAAAGGACCGCCGTAGCACGAGGTCGTGGCAGGCGGCCCCTCCTCGTCCGTTCGTCGAGGCGGTACGCGTCCCCCTCGCCGCAATTCCCACCTCGCTCAAGTTCCTCGATCACCTCCAAGCCTACGCGCCGGGACAGCTCGACGACTTTGAGATCGCGATGCGACTCGCGTACTTCCTGTGGCCGGGGGGGGGGCCGGACGACGAGCTCCTGGACCTGGCGCAGCAGGGCGCGCTCTCCGACCCCGCGACCGTGGCCGACCAAGTCGACCGCCCGGGATTCGCGCTCGAGCAGTTCGATCCCGTCGGAAGCTTCCGAACGGAGTATCGTCGGAACGTCCCGGTGGACGCGACCGGCGTTACGCCGAGTGGCCGCACCTTCGATGGGATCGTTGAGTACAAGAGCGTGCTGCTCGACAAACAGCTCGACCAGGTGGCCCGCAACCTGGTGTCGCAGCTCGTCACGTTGGGAACCGGTGCAGCGGTGCAGACTATCCATTCCGTTCGACGATCCGCGGGTTCGCGACCAGCAGCATCTTCTCGAGGCGCTAACAATGTGGAATCGACGACTCAGCCGACGAACGTTGTTGAAAGCAGGCGGCGTGGCTCTCGCTCTGCCGATGCTCGACGTCGGCGCGACTCCAGCTTCCACTTGCGTCGTAGTGTCGCCGGTGGGGCGTCGATCTCGTCCTTCCTGCGCGTGATGCGGATGCCGCAGTTGCGCGAAGTGGAAGGCCGCTTGCGAGAGTTCTCCCATCGGACTCGAGTCGAAGCCGGTGAGCACATGGAACACGTCGTGAATCTGAAAGCCGCGCGCGACCATGTAGCTCATGTCCTCCGGTAA
- a CDS encoding carboxylesterase family protein — translation MTRIQRCLLLSCVTVGMGCSSNEALPPEAAPGTERVTPQGTLVGFVTEDGAHTWRGIPFANPPVGELRWRAPRAPDSWTGTREALAHGNACPQFPGLSPDADVPEGQPVGDEDCLYLNVYAPAVQPDAVPTGEDRLPVMVWIHGGGNSVGDAKVYDASLLAKSGPVVVVTIHYRLGVFGWFTHPGLRAGEGPADASGNYGTLDVVAALEWVQNNISAFGGDPNRVLVFGESAGGTDTHAMLLSPQAKGLFHRAIAQSGTARTTPRDEAENYEDAAVPGAPFSSAELLLYLLQQDDKATDRETAKAVVEKMSAPEIASYLRAKSPADILSFFDGFGFGGMYPSPGLIRDGFVLPEVPAADAYAAGRFNAVPAIFGTNRDEVKLFAMGGSHNVTQVGGMPLWVNNKPLYDAASEYGTKKWKLLGVDDPARGIREHHPNIWAYRFDWDELRSPLGWDLPGIVGAAHALEIPFVFGWLTLGPATWLVFDPDNEATDRELSDAMMSYWTQFAYAGDPGRGRTGDLPAWPAWGRGAGEPKMLLFDTSNDGGIRTSPDDLDLPKILAQVRADPRLETTRDRCEVFADLSRRGPESDAAEYAEYAAGECDDYPIAMYPWEGA, via the coding sequence ATGACTCGTATTCAGCGCTGCCTTCTTCTCAGTTGCGTCACGGTTGGAATGGGTTGTTCTTCGAACGAAGCTCTGCCGCCGGAGGCCGCACCGGGAACGGAGCGCGTGACTCCACAGGGGACGTTGGTCGGCTTCGTGACCGAGGACGGCGCGCACACGTGGCGGGGGATCCCGTTTGCGAACCCGCCGGTGGGCGAGTTGCGCTGGCGCGCTCCGCGCGCGCCCGACTCTTGGACGGGGACGCGCGAGGCGTTGGCGCACGGAAATGCATGCCCACAGTTTCCCGGTCTTTCACCCGACGCCGATGTGCCTGAGGGCCAACCCGTGGGGGACGAGGACTGCCTGTACTTGAACGTCTACGCCCCGGCGGTGCAGCCGGACGCCGTGCCGACGGGAGAGGATCGTCTCCCCGTGATGGTCTGGATCCACGGTGGCGGGAACAGCGTGGGCGACGCGAAGGTCTACGACGCGAGCTTACTCGCGAAGTCGGGTCCCGTGGTGGTTGTCACCATTCACTACCGGCTGGGTGTGTTCGGATGGTTCACGCATCCGGGATTGCGCGCAGGGGAAGGGCCGGCGGACGCCTCGGGGAACTACGGCACCTTGGATGTCGTTGCGGCGCTCGAATGGGTTCAGAACAACATCTCCGCATTCGGCGGTGACCCCAACAGAGTATTGGTGTTCGGCGAGTCGGCGGGCGGGACGGATACCCACGCGATGTTGCTGTCTCCCCAGGCAAAGGGGCTGTTCCATCGCGCCATTGCGCAGAGTGGCACGGCGCGCACGACGCCCCGCGATGAAGCGGAGAACTACGAGGATGCCGCGGTGCCGGGGGCGCCGTTCAGCTCAGCGGAGCTTCTTCTCTATCTCCTCCAGCAGGACGACAAAGCGACCGATCGTGAGACCGCGAAGGCGGTCGTCGAGAAGATGTCCGCGCCCGAGATCGCCTCGTATCTTCGTGCGAAATCGCCGGCCGATATCCTATCGTTCTTCGATGGGTTCGGGTTCGGAGGGATGTATCCCTCGCCTGGGTTGATTCGTGACGGCTTCGTTTTGCCGGAAGTGCCGGCGGCTGACGCGTACGCGGCCGGTCGGTTCAACGCTGTTCCCGCGATTTTCGGAACGAACCGGGACGAAGTGAAGCTGTTTGCGATGGGAGGCTCGCACAACGTGACGCAGGTCGGCGGTATGCCGTTGTGGGTGAACAACAAGCCCCTGTACGACGCGGCGAGCGAGTACGGCACGAAGAAGTGGAAGCTGCTGGGTGTCGACGATCCCGCCCGCGGCATTCGCGAGCACCATCCGAACATTTGGGCGTATCGCTTCGACTGGGATGAGTTGCGTTCGCCGCTGGGTTGGGACCTACCGGGCATTGTCGGAGCGGCGCACGCCCTCGAGATCCCCTTCGTCTTCGGCTGGCTGACCCTTGGGCCGGCGACCTGGCTGGTGTTCGACCCGGACAATGAGGCGACGGATCGGGAGCTTTCCGATGCGATGATGTCGTACTGGACGCAGTTCGCGTACGCGGGTGATCCCGGTCGGGGTCGCACCGGCGACCTTCCGGCGTGGCCCGCCTGGGGCCGCGGGGCGGGGGAGCCGAAGATGCTCTTGTTCGACACGAGCAACGACGGGGGGATTCGGACCTCGCCCGACGACCTCGATCTCCCGAAGATCCTCGCTCAGGTTCGTGCGGACCCTCGTCTCGAGACGACCCGCGACCGCTGTGAGGTCTTTGCGGATCTGTCGCGCCGCGGCCCTGAATCCGATGCCGCCGAATACGCGGAGTACGCGGCGGGTGAGTGCGACGATTATCCGATCGCGATGTACCCCTGGGAAGGGGCCTGA
- a CDS encoding alpha/beta fold hydrolase: MSLRLSPIVQGPEEAETLVFLQGWPDDATLWEPQVAALSDRYRCVRTTMPNFDGRRTARWGHDTDEIVAALAQMIGEVCPGKKVTLIAHDWGCYWAYRLFAERRDLIGGFAALDIAPHVEAGPLAILGVLAYQGWLITAFLLGGPIGDWMTRTLARALGAPMPLAQIHSGMNYPYRNAWRDLPRGRGMPQTKGDWPQGPVLFVYGKRKPFPFHSPEWIDYVEGGGGSVFGLDCGHWVSTDPAFEGILETWLGRPL, from the coding sequence ATGAGCTTGCGTCTGAGCCCGATTGTCCAGGGGCCCGAAGAGGCCGAAACCCTCGTCTTCCTCCAGGGCTGGCCGGACGACGCGACGCTGTGGGAGCCCCAGGTCGCCGCGCTGTCCGATCGCTACCGCTGCGTGCGGACGACGATGCCCAACTTCGATGGTCGACGAACTGCGCGTTGGGGTCACGACACCGACGAGATCGTCGCAGCGCTCGCCCAGATGATCGGCGAGGTTTGTCCCGGAAAGAAGGTCACGCTGATCGCCCACGATTGGGGTTGCTACTGGGCCTACCGCCTCTTCGCCGAACGCCGCGATCTCATCGGAGGCTTCGCCGCGCTCGACATCGCGCCGCACGTGGAAGCTGGGCCGCTCGCGATTCTCGGAGTCCTCGCCTACCAGGGCTGGTTGATCACCGCCTTCCTGCTCGGGGGCCCGATCGGGGATTGGATGACGCGCACGTTGGCTCGAGCCCTCGGTGCGCCGATGCCGCTCGCGCAGATCCACTCCGGCATGAACTACCCGTATCGCAATGCCTGGCGGGATCTGCCCCGTGGGCGCGGGATGCCGCAGACGAAGGGCGACTGGCCACAAGGGCCGGTGCTCTTCGTGTACGGGAAAAGAAAACCCTTTCCGTTCCACTCGCCGGAATGGATCGACTACGTCGAGGGTGGTGGAGGCTCGGTCTTCGGACTCGACTGCGGCCACTGGGTTTCAACGGATCCCGCTTTCGAAGGAATTCTCGAGACGTGGCTTGGGAGGCCTCTATGA
- a CDS encoding DUF2889 domain-containing protein, with the protein MQLPVKGQPLHTRSLTMSVSVDESGRWRARGNVIDVRKTGFAAMPTSLQPAGLIHSMSIELQIHPDTLCIERVESQQSVVAVEPSSRSGGECCRDPADNLKALEGEHLGPVFSKKLSLTFGGPRGCSHLLALFFFMAAAVPRAQEFERERAATRGSERAPGECLFQRSLSLDGLENHDGNVELSVQVGDYHLLPERMTEGTMERLEREHDIRLFAHVDASDQTLSDLRAVERERDYASLATAEWRDRPEWGRELVGSPLLSGFAARVMQSCGPHPHQRLLLDALLQLAPGHYQVLAAFADQWAAGGTVSGGGSGMAANCYMWRPDGTLGPP; encoded by the coding sequence ATGCAATTGCCGGTGAAAGGCCAGCCGCTCCACACGCGTTCGCTGACGATGTCCGTGTCCGTCGACGAGAGCGGGCGATGGCGCGCGCGAGGCAACGTGATCGACGTCCGCAAGACGGGGTTCGCGGCCATGCCCACGAGCCTCCAGCCTGCGGGGCTCATCCACTCGATGTCGATCGAACTCCAGATCCATCCGGACACGCTCTGCATCGAGCGCGTCGAGAGCCAACAGTCCGTGGTGGCGGTCGAGCCCTCTTCCCGCAGCGGAGGGGAATGCTGCCGTGATCCTGCCGACAACTTGAAGGCGCTCGAGGGCGAGCACCTTGGGCCCGTCTTCTCGAAGAAGCTCTCACTCACTTTCGGTGGACCGCGCGGGTGCTCTCACCTGCTGGCGCTCTTCTTCTTCATGGCGGCGGCCGTACCGCGCGCGCAAGAGTTCGAGCGCGAACGGGCCGCCACACGCGGCTCGGAGCGTGCCCCCGGCGAGTGCCTCTTTCAGCGCAGCCTCTCGCTGGACGGACTCGAAAACCATGACGGGAACGTCGAGCTCTCGGTTCAAGTCGGTGACTACCACCTGCTGCCCGAGAGAATGACCGAGGGAACGATGGAGCGACTCGAACGCGAGCACGACATTCGTCTCTTCGCGCACGTCGACGCGAGCGATCAGACTCTCAGCGACTTGCGCGCCGTCGAGCGAGAACGAGACTACGCATCCCTCGCGACCGCGGAGTGGCGCGACCGACCGGAATGGGGCCGGGAACTGGTTGGATCTCCGCTACTTTCCGGGTTCGCCGCTCGCGTGATGCAGAGCTGTGGCCCGCACCCCCACCAACGCTTGCTCTTGGACGCTCTTCTGCAGCTCGCACCGGGCCACTACCAGGTCCTCGCCGCGTTCGCGGATCAGTGGGCGGCGGGCGGAACGGTCTCCGGCGGTGGCAGCGGGATGGCGGCGAACTGCTACATGTGGCGCCCCGACGGCACACTCGGCCCCCCCTAG